A stretch of the Dechloromonas sp. TW-R-39-2 genome encodes the following:
- a CDS encoding (2Fe-2S)-binding protein — protein sequence MYVCVCHAVTDRQIREAAQGGARTLKDLRRDLGVTRDCGRCASCAHDCLQEAHGNQKKPGKVMRKTA from the coding sequence ATGTACGTCTGTGTTTGCCACGCAGTGACCGATCGCCAGATTCGTGAAGCCGCGCAAGGCGGGGCCAGAACCCTGAAAGACCTGCGGCGCGATCTGGGTGTGACCCGCGACTGCGGTCGCTGCGCCTCATGCGCCCACGATTGCCTGCAGGAAGCACACGGCAACCAGAAAAAACCCGGCAAGGTGATGCGCAAAACAGCCTGA
- a CDS encoding ATP-binding protein: MQSVPFRFSTRISIYFCGLFLLVLGILFALWFNGLPLISLQGASEQKLAESSRLLEASADQQREYFAQSINERRGDILVLAESRTLEIQLATTSGKVESELQQNLERVFERLQRAYPDRYLQISLVDPSTMKIRASSKTNEVGQRFAREALIERASRPGVTELIEQVNYADRPNLAILRQVHNSDDHDRLVGIVIAILDTPYLLIEGVHASHPGTTLLFDNTGRQLARHPSNNPAYDNYRPGNMIASGFEGSLIEQDPFGQSFITVYRHIPLSGAQSWSLVHLQTVDSALTSLNIQAHHLLTLGTLLAVLALVLVVLAARRLTLPLETLAANAEQLGQGQLDVRMESGKSAETVQLADTFNSMADRIQQSHMRLEADVVARTAALAQERDLAQHYLDIAMVMLLALDTQGRIVMINRKGAEIIGRPSAELLGMNWFENFLPPERVQEVCCLFAGMIAGDTDIPENHENQIINSRGERRLIYWSNTLLRDASGQIVGTLSSGEDITLRRQAELELINHRNHLEELVEQRTTDLSKAKESAEMANRAKSTFLANMSHELRTPMNAIIGLTHIVGRNNHDQAQGERLGKISMSANHLLHLLNDILDLSKIEADHLVLEKTEFRLGTILSNIDSLSIDRIGAKGLVLNKQIEPDLANRVLRGDSLRIQQVLLNLVGNAIKFTERGSISIVVAVQEEINDQLLVSFEIRDTGIGISKEAIARLFNPFEQADDSTTRKYGGTGLGLAISKRVVQLMGGEISVTSTPDAGSSFRFSVPLGKMEACAQPAAASPHSSIDAEGILKSRFPGTHILLAEDDLINQEVAKELLQDVLGFSVSIANNGREAVTQAENGRFDIILMDMQMPEMDGLEATRQIRTQPRNSKTPILAMTANAFEDHRQACLSAGMDDFIAKPVDPDILFATLLRWLETATRQ, from the coding sequence ATGCAATCGGTACCCTTCCGATTCTCGACACGCATCTCGATCTATTTTTGCGGACTTTTTCTCCTCGTCCTCGGCATTCTTTTTGCGCTGTGGTTCAACGGTCTGCCACTGATCAGCCTGCAAGGAGCGAGCGAACAAAAACTGGCTGAATCATCGCGACTGCTCGAAGCCTCGGCCGATCAACAACGCGAATATTTTGCGCAATCGATCAACGAGCGCCGGGGCGACATTCTTGTGCTGGCCGAAAGCCGGACACTGGAAATCCAGCTGGCCACGACGTCAGGCAAGGTCGAAAGCGAGCTGCAACAGAATCTGGAACGGGTTTTTGAACGTCTTCAGCGCGCCTATCCGGATCGTTACCTGCAAATTTCCCTGGTCGACCCGAGCACCATGAAAATTCGTGCCTCGTCAAAAACCAACGAGGTCGGCCAGCGCTTTGCGCGTGAAGCATTGATCGAGCGCGCCTCACGGCCAGGCGTGACGGAGCTGATCGAGCAAGTCAATTATGCCGACCGGCCCAATCTGGCCATTCTCCGTCAAGTCCACAACTCGGATGACCATGACCGCCTGGTCGGCATTGTCATTGCCATACTCGATACCCCTTATCTTCTCATCGAGGGCGTACACGCCAGCCATCCCGGCACGACCCTGCTGTTCGACAACACCGGCCGTCAACTGGCGCGCCACCCGTCGAACAATCCGGCCTACGACAACTACCGGCCGGGCAACATGATTGCCAGCGGTTTTGAAGGCTCGCTGATTGAACAAGACCCCTTTGGTCAATCATTCATCACGGTCTACCGCCACATCCCGCTGAGCGGCGCTCAAAGCTGGAGTCTGGTGCATTTGCAAACGGTCGACTCCGCCCTGACCTCGCTGAATATCCAGGCACACCACCTGCTCACGCTCGGAACACTGCTTGCCGTACTGGCCCTGGTGCTTGTTGTGCTGGCCGCCCGCCGGCTGACCTTGCCGCTGGAAACGCTGGCCGCCAACGCCGAACAACTGGGCCAGGGACAACTGGATGTCCGTATGGAATCGGGCAAGAGTGCGGAAACGGTACAACTGGCCGACACCTTCAACAGCATGGCCGACCGCATCCAGCAATCGCACATGCGCCTCGAAGCGGACGTCGTGGCAAGAACTGCCGCACTGGCTCAGGAGCGCGATCTGGCGCAGCATTATCTGGACATTGCCATGGTCATGCTGCTTGCGCTCGATACGCAGGGCAGGATTGTCATGATCAACCGAAAAGGGGCGGAAATCATCGGCCGTCCCAGTGCAGAGTTGCTCGGCATGAACTGGTTCGAGAATTTCCTGCCTCCCGAGAGGGTGCAGGAAGTGTGCTGCCTTTTTGCCGGGATGATTGCCGGTGATACCGACATTCCTGAAAACCATGAGAACCAGATCATCAACAGCCGGGGCGAACGTCGCCTGATTTACTGGAGCAATACGCTGCTCAGGGATGCTTCCGGCCAGATCGTCGGCACCCTGTCGTCCGGCGAAGACATCACCCTTCGCCGGCAGGCTGAGCTTGAACTGATCAACCATCGAAACCACCTTGAAGAACTGGTCGAACAGCGGACCACCGACCTGTCGAAAGCCAAGGAAAGCGCAGAAATGGCCAACCGCGCCAAGAGCACCTTCCTGGCCAACATGAGCCACGAATTGCGCACGCCGATGAATGCGATCATCGGCCTGACCCACATCGTCGGTCGCAACAACCACGACCAGGCGCAGGGTGAACGGCTCGGCAAGATCAGTATGTCGGCCAATCATCTGCTGCATTTGCTCAACGACATTCTTGATTTGTCCAAGATCGAAGCCGATCACCTGGTTCTGGAAAAAACAGAATTCCGCCTGGGGACCATCCTGAGCAACATCGATAGTCTCTCGATAGACCGGATCGGTGCCAAGGGCTTGGTTCTGAACAAACAGATCGAGCCCGACCTGGCCAATCGCGTACTCCGGGGCGACTCGCTTCGCATCCAGCAAGTACTGCTCAACCTGGTCGGGAATGCGATCAAGTTCACCGAACGCGGCAGTATTTCAATCGTCGTTGCAGTGCAGGAAGAAATCAACGACCAACTTCTTGTCAGCTTTGAAATCAGGGATACCGGCATTGGTATTTCGAAGGAAGCGATTGCCCGGCTATTCAATCCTTTCGAGCAGGCCGATGATTCAACCACGCGCAAATACGGCGGTACCGGGCTCGGTCTGGCAATCAGCAAACGAGTCGTCCAACTGATGGGCGGTGAAATCAGCGTCACAAGCACGCCGGATGCCGGCAGTTCATTCCGTTTTTCTGTTCCGCTGGGCAAAATGGAAGCCTGTGCGCAGCCTGCGGCAGCTAGTCCACATTCGTCGATCGATGCGGAAGGCATTCTGAAATCACGTTTCCCCGGCACGCACATCCTGCTGGCCGAGGACGACCTGATCAACCAGGAAGTCGCCAAAGAACTGTTGCAGGATGTGCTTGGCTTCTCGGTCAGCATCGCCAACAACGGACGTGAAGCCGTCACACAGGCTGAAAATGGCCGTTTTGACATCATCCTGATGGACATGCAAATGCCGGAAATGGATGGTCTGGAAGCCACCCGGCAGATTCGGACGCAGCCACGCAACAGCAAAACACCGATTCTGGCGATGACTGCCAATGCCTTCGAAGATCACCGCCAAGCCTGTCTGTCAGCGGGTATGGATGACTTCATTGCCAAACCGGTTGATCCCGACATTCTTTTTGCCACGCTGCTGCGCTGGCTTGAAACTGCCACCCGGCAATAG
- a CDS encoding DUF2325 domain-containing protein — MPKQFPFHVAGGSLPAAPAFPGLPKPFDFSLPEASEQLARGSRRRRLWEISHKFHCPIIGVCFAVDELRSLMKKVMHFPGDTSDFVLHTSAVGACEHRTPLAELLYKTLERRYQTDIRRFAAARETQGLRQLWQESLRIGTAIPAALWATWSHPSCDKALEQEIYGDIHMLQHQIGTGTRTDLKAFAKLQQENRELERQAMLARQEIALIREERLREAQRQEQCISELRIELAGKDACLARQAGELDTLRSSIPELKNRQALARRASDAEARALAISAHAARLELENNALRRSGQNGLPDTAIDETSAGPDCAIAQLASHERLDGKNVLCVGGRAGSIEAYRGIIEQHGGRFLHHDGGLEESLHRIDGALAAADLVICQAGCISHNAYWRVKEQCKRTGKPCIFMKNTGASSLARSLAENINRLNALDAAELE, encoded by the coding sequence ATGCCCAAACAATTCCCTTTCCACGTCGCTGGCGGCAGCCTTCCCGCCGCCCCGGCATTTCCCGGCTTGCCCAAGCCATTTGACTTCAGCTTGCCCGAAGCCAGCGAGCAGCTCGCCAGAGGTTCGCGTCGCCGGCGTCTGTGGGAAATTTCGCACAAATTCCACTGCCCGATCATTGGCGTCTGCTTTGCCGTTGATGAACTTCGCAGCCTGATGAAAAAAGTGATGCACTTTCCGGGTGACACCAGCGATTTCGTTTTGCACACAAGTGCCGTCGGTGCCTGCGAGCATCGCACTCCGCTCGCCGAGCTTCTCTACAAAACACTGGAACGCCGCTATCAGACGGACATCCGGCGCTTTGCCGCAGCTCGGGAGACTCAGGGCCTTCGACAACTCTGGCAGGAAAGTCTGCGGATCGGAACGGCCATTCCTGCCGCACTCTGGGCAACATGGTCGCACCCGTCGTGCGACAAAGCACTGGAGCAGGAAATTTATGGCGACATCCATATGCTTCAGCACCAGATCGGGACCGGCACAAGGACCGACTTGAAAGCTTTCGCCAAACTGCAGCAAGAAAATCGGGAGCTCGAACGCCAGGCCATGCTCGCTCGCCAGGAAATTGCCCTGATCCGCGAAGAACGCTTGCGCGAAGCACAACGCCAGGAACAGTGCATCAGCGAATTACGCATCGAACTGGCCGGCAAAGACGCCTGCCTGGCGCGTCAGGCAGGCGAACTGGACACCCTGCGCAGCAGCATTCCCGAACTCAAGAACAGGCAGGCGCTAGCCCGTCGAGCCAGTGATGCAGAAGCACGCGCGCTGGCCATTTCTGCCCATGCCGCCCGACTCGAACTGGAAAACAACGCACTGCGCCGAAGCGGCCAGAATGGATTGCCCGACACCGCGATAGATGAAACATCCGCGGGCCCGGACTGCGCTATCGCCCAACTGGCCAGCCACGAACGACTGGATGGCAAAAATGTCCTGTGCGTCGGCGGGCGGGCAGGATCGATCGAAGCCTACCGCGGCATCATCGAGCAGCATGGCGGACGCTTCCTGCACCACGACGGCGGCCTTGAAGAAAGTCTGCACCGGATCGATGGTGCACTGGCCGCGGCCGACCTGGTCATCTGCCAAGCTGGCTGCATCAGCCACAACGCTTACTGGCGGGTCAAGGAACAGTGCAAGCGGACAGGCAAGCCATGCATTTTCATGAAAAATACAGGGGCATCAAGCCTGGCCAGATCGCTTGCTGAAAACATCAATCGACTGAACGCACTCGATGCGGCCGAGCTTGAATAA